The Thioalkalivibrio sulfidiphilus HL-EbGr7 genome includes the window TACATGAGCTGGTCGGCGAAGATCACCGTCTCCTTCAGACCCACGCGGCGGTAGCAGGCGTTGATCAGCCCGGAGATGGCCTTCTTGTTCAGATCGCGGTTGACCAGCTCGAAGGGCAGGCCCTCGGGCAGGATGCGCGACAGCAGCGCGCGGCCCACGGTGGTCTTGACGCGGTTGAAGCGCGCCTCGAGCTCGCCCTTGTCATTGGGCACCACCTCGCGGATACGCACCTCGACGCGGGCATGCAGCTCGGCCTGGCCGGTCTCGTAGGCGCGGTGCACCTCGTCCACGTCGGTGAACAGCATGCCCTCGCCCCTGGCGTTCACCCGGTCGCGGGACATGTAGTAGAGGCCCAGCACGATGTCCTGGGACGGCACGATGATGGGATCACCATGGGCCGGCGACAGGATGTTGTTGGTGGACATCATCAGGGCGCGGGCTTCCAGCTGCGCCTCCAGGGACAGGGGCACGTGCACGGCCATCTGGTCGCCGTCGAAGTCGGCGTTGAACGCGGCGCACACCAGCGGGTGCAGCTGAATGGCCTTGCCCTCGATGAGCACCGGCTCGAAGGCCTGGATACCCAGGCGATGCAGGGTGGGCGCACGGTTGAGCATCACGGGATGCTCGCGGATCACCTCTTCCAGGATGTCCCAGACCTCCGGCCCTTCGCGCTCCACCAGCTTCTTGGCCGCCTTGATGGTGGTGGCCAGGCCACGGCGATGCAGCTTGCCGAAGATGAAGGGCTTGAACAGCTCCAGGGCCATCTTCTTGGGCAGACCGCACTGGTGCAGGCGCAGGGTCGGGCCCACCACGATCACGGAACGACCGGAGTAGTCCACGCGCTTGCCCAGCAGGTTCTGGCGGAAACGGCCCTGCTTGCCCTTGATCATGTCGGCCAGGGACTTCAGCGGGCGCTTGTTGGTGCCGGTGATGGCACGGCCGCGGCGGCCGTTGTCGAGCAGCGCGTCCACGGACTCCTGCAGCATGCGCTTTTCGTTGCGCACGATGATGTCCGGGGCGTTGAGCTCCAGCAGGCGCTTGAGGCGGTTGTTGCGGTTGATCACCCTGCGGTACAGGTCGTTCAGGTCCGAGGTGGCGAAACGGCCGCCGTCCAGGGGCACCAGCGGACGCAGGTCCGGGGGCAGCACGGGCAGGACCTTGAGGATCATCCACTCGGGCTTGTTGCCGGAATCCAGGAAGGACTCGATCAGCTTCAGGCGCTTGGCGATGCGCTTGATCTTGGTGTCGGAACTGGTCTCGTTGACCTCGGCGCGCAGCTTGGCCGCCTCGCTCTGCAGGTCGATGGACTTGAGCAGCTCGTAGACCGCCTCGGCGCCCATGCGGGCGTCGAACTCGTCACCGTGCTCCTCGATGGCCTCCAGATACTGCTCGTCGGTGAGCAGCTGGCCACGCTCCAGGGTGGTCAGACCCGGGTCGATGACCACGAAGGCCTCGAAGTACAGCACGCGCTCGATGTCGCGCAGGGTCATGTCCATGAGCAGGCCGATGCGGGACGGCAGGCTCTTCAGGAACCAGATGTGGGCCACGGGGCTGGCCAGCTCGATGTGGCCCATGCGCTCGCGGCGCACCTTGGTCTGGGTCACCTCGACGCCGCACTTCTCGCACACGACGCCGCGGTGCTTGAGGCGCTTGTACTTGCCGCACAGGCACTCGTAGTCCTTGATGGGTCCGAAGATCTTGGCACAGAACAGGCCATCACGCTCCGGCTTGAAGGTCCGGTAGTTGATGGTTTCGGGCTTCTTCACTTCACCGAAGGACCAGGAACGGATCAGCTCGGGCGAGGACAGGCCGATGCGGATGGCATCGAACTCTTCCACGTGGCCCTGCTGTTTCAACAGATTGAGAAGGTCTTTCATGGTGTCACCTCAATTCGGTAGCTGCGGTACGGTATTGGAACAGGGCCGGGATCGCCGGCCCGCGTACTGCATCTACAGTTAGTCCTGTTCCAGCTCGATGTTGATGGCCAGCGAACGGATTTCCTTCATCAGCACGTTGAAGGACTCCGGAATGTTCGCCTCCATCCGGTGGTCGCCGTCGACGATGTTCTTGTACATCTTGTTGCGGCCCTGAACGTCGTCGGACTTCACCGTGAGCATCTCCTGCAGGGTGTAGGCGGCGCCATAGGCCTCCAGCGCCCAGACCTCCATCTCGCCGAAGCGCTGACCACCGAACTGCGCCTTACCACCCAGCGGCTGCTGGGTCACCAGGCTGTACGGACCGGTGGAACGGGCATGCATCTTGTCATCCACCAGGTGGTTGAGCTTGAGCATGTGCATGTAACCCACGGTCACGGGACGGTCGAAGGACTCGCCGGTACGACCGTCGAACAGGGTGGTCTGACCGCTCTCGGGCAGATCGGCCAGCTTCAGCATGGCCTTGATCTCTTCTTCCTCGGCACCGTCGAACACCGGGGTCGCCATGGGCACGCCCTTCTTCAGGTTGGCGCACAGCTTGAGGATCTCCTCGTCGCTGAAATCGGACAGATCCACCTTCTTGGCACTGTGGTTGTAGATCTTGTCGAGGAACTTGCGCAGTTCGTCGATCTTGGCCTTGGCCTCGACCATGCGGCCGATCTTCTGGCCCAGACCCTTGGCGGCCCAGCCCAGATGGGTCTCGAGCACCTGACCCACGTTCATACGGGAAGGCACGCCGAGCGGGTTGAGCACGATGTCCACGGGGGTGCCGTCTTCCAGATACGGCATGTCTTCCACGGGCACGATCATGGAGACCACACCCTTGTTACCGTGGCGGCCGGCCATCTTGTCGCCGGGCTGCATGCGGCGCTTCACGGCCAGGTAGACCTTGACCATCTTCAGCACGCCGGGGGCGAGATCGTCACCCTGAGTGAGCTTTTCCTTCTGCTCCTTGAAGCGGGTCTCGAAGGCCTCGTGCTGCTCCTTCAGGGATGCAGCCATCTTCTCCAGCTGCTCGTTGACCTCTTCGGTGCGCATGCGCACCTCGAACCACTTCTCGCGGGGCACCTCGGTAAGGTAGGTCTTGGTGACCTTGGTGCCGTCCTTGAGCTTGTTGGGGCCACCGGCGGCCAGCTTGCCCACCAGCAGCTTCTCGACGCGGTCGTAGATGTCGTCCTCGTAGATGCGCAGCTGGTCCTTGAGATCCTTGCGCACGGCGGCCAGCGCCGCCTCCTCGATCTGCAGGGCACGCTTGTCCTTGTCGACGCCGTCGCGGGTGAACACGCGCACGTCGATCACAGTGCCTTCCATGCCGGAGGGCACGCGCAGGGAGGTGTCCTTCACGTCGGAGGCCTTCTCACCGAAGATGGCGCGCAGCAGCTTCTCTTCCGGGGTCAGCTGGGTCTCGCCCTTGGGCGTGACCTTGCCCACCAGGATGTCGTTGGGCTTGACCTCGGCGCCCACGTACACGATGCCGGACTCATCCAGCTTGGAGAGCAGGCTCTCGGACACGTTCGGGATGTCCGCGCTGATCTCCTCCGGCCCGAGCTTGGTGTCGCGGGCCACGCAGGTCAGCTCCTCGATGTGGATGGAGGTGAAACGATCCTCCTGCACCACGCGTTCGGAGATGAGGATGGAGTCCTCGAAGTTGTAGCCGTTCCAGGGCATGAAGGCGACCATCATGTTCTGCCCCAGGGCCATCTCGCCCAGATCCGTGGAGGAACCGTCGGCCAGCACGTCGCCCCGGGCCAGCACGTCCCCCACGTTCACCAGCGGACGCTGGTTGATGCAGGTGTTCTGGTTGGAGCGGGTGTACTTGGTCAGGTTGTAGATGTCCACGCCCGGCTCGCCAGCCTCGGTCTCATCGTCATTGACGCGCACCACGATGCGGGCGGCGTCCACGGAGTCCACCACGCCGCCACGGCGGGCGACGATGGAGGAACCGGAGTCGATGGCCACGGTGCGCTCGATGCCGGTCCCCACCACGGCGGTCTCGGCACGCAGGCAGGGCACGGCCTGGCGCTGCATGTTGGAGCCCATCAGCGCGCGGTTGGCGTCGTCGTGCTCCAGGAACGGGATCAGCGCGGCGGCCACGGACACGATCTGCTTGGGCGAGATGTCCATGAACTCGATCTTGTCCGGGGTGGACATGGTGAATTCATTGGCGTGGCGGCAGGACACCAGTTCGTCCACCAGGTTGCCCTTGGCATCCAGACTGGCGTTGGCCTGGGCGATCACGTACTGGCCTTCCTCGATGGCGGACAGGTACACGATCTCGTTGGTCACCTTGCCGTTTTCCACCTTGCGGTAGGGGGTCTCCAGGAAACCGTAATCGTTGGTACGTGCATACACGGCGAGGGAGTTGATCAGACCGATGTTCGGACCTTCAGGGGTCTCGATCGGGCACACGCGGCCGTAATGGGTCGGGTGCACGTCGCGCACCTCGAAGCCGGCACGCTCGCGGGTCAGGCCGCCGGGGCCCAGGGCCGAGATGCGGCGCTTGTGGGTCACCTCGGAGAGCGGGTTGTTCTGGTCCATGAACTGGGACAGCTGGCTGGAGCCGAAGAACTCCTTCACCGCCGCCGCCACGGGCTTGGCGTTGATCAGTTCCTGGGGCATGAGGCCTTCGCTCTCGGCGACGCTCAGGCGCTCCTTCACGGCGCGCTCGACGCGCACCAGGCCGACACGGAAGACGTTCTCCGCCATCTCGCCCACGGAACGCACGCGGCGGTTGCCCAGGTGGTCGATGTCATCCACCTGGCCGTTGCCGTTGCGGATGTCGATCAGGGTCTTGAGCACCGCCAGGATGTCGTCCTTGTCCAGCACGCCGGGACCGGTGATCTCCTCGCGGCCCACGCGACGGTTGAACTTCATGCGGCCCACGGCGGAGAGGTCGTAGCGCTCCTCGGTGAAGAACAGGTTGTTGAACAGGTTCTCCGCGGCCTCCTTGGTGGGGGGCTCGCCGGGACGCATCATGCGGTAGATCTCCACCTGCGCCTCCAGCTGGGAGCGGCAGGTGTCGATGTTCAGGGTGGTGGAGATATACGGACCGTGGTCCAGGTCGTTGGTGTACAGGGTCTTGAACGACTTGATGCCGGCGGCGCGCAGCTTCTTCAGCAGCTCATCGGTGATCTCGTCGTTGGCGTTGGCCACCAGCTCGCCGCTGTCCTCGTCGATGACCGCGTGGGCCAGCACCTTGCCCACCAGGTACTCGGCGGGCACTTCCAGGGACTTGATCCCGGCGGCCTCCAGCTCGCGCACGTGACGGGCGGTGATGCGACGCCCGCTTTCCACCAGCACCTTGTTCTTCACCTTGAAGTCGAAGGCTGCCACTTCACCGCGCAGACGCTCGGGGATCAGCTCCATGTCGAAACCGTCCTTGGTGATGCTGACGGTGTTGGTCTCGAAGAAGGTGGCGAGGATCTCCTCGGTCTCCATGCCCAGGGCGCGCAGCAGCACCGTGGCCGGCAGCTTGCGGCGGCGGTCGATGCGCACGAACACGCTGTCCTTGGGATCGAACTCGAAGTCCAGCCAGGAACCGCGGTAGGGGATCACGCGGGCATTGAACAGCAGCTTGCCCGAGCTGTGTGTCTTGCCCTTGTCGTGGTCGAAGAACACGCCCGGCGAACGGTGCAGCTGGGAGACGATCACCCGCTCGGTACCGTTGATCACGAAGGTGCCGTTCTCGGTCATGAGCGGCAGTTCGCCCATGTAGACTTCCTGCTCCTTGATGTCCTTGACCACGCGGGAGCCCGCAGGGGCGTCCTTGTCATAGATCACCAGGCGCAGCAGCACGCGCAGGGGAGCGGCATAGGTCATGCCGCGCAGCTGGCACTCCTTGACGTCGAACACCGGCTTGCCGAGGCGGTAGCTCACGTATTCGAGTTCAACGGTGCCCGAGTAACTCACAATGGGGAACACCGTCTTGAACGCCGCGTGCAGGCCCACGTCCTGTCGATTATCCTCGCTGCGGTCGGCCTGCAGAAACTGGCGGTATGAATCCAGCTGCGTGGTCAACAGGTAGGGGACATCGAGGATCTGGGGGCGTTTGCCGAAATCCTTGCGGATGCGTTTCTTTTCGGTGTAGCTGTAGGCCATTGTGATTCCTCACACTAGAATCCGGTGACCAGCCACTCGTCGGAACGAGCGCCGGTGCAAGCAGGAAGAGGCCGGCGGTGTGGACAC containing:
- the rpoB gene encoding DNA-directed RNA polymerase subunit beta, with the protein product MAYSYTEKKRIRKDFGKRPQILDVPYLLTTQLDSYRQFLQADRSEDNRQDVGLHAAFKTVFPIVSYSGTVELEYVSYRLGKPVFDVKECQLRGMTYAAPLRVLLRLVIYDKDAPAGSRVVKDIKEQEVYMGELPLMTENGTFVINGTERVIVSQLHRSPGVFFDHDKGKTHSSGKLLFNARVIPYRGSWLDFEFDPKDSVFVRIDRRRKLPATVLLRALGMETEEILATFFETNTVSITKDGFDMELIPERLRGEVAAFDFKVKNKVLVESGRRITARHVRELEAAGIKSLEVPAEYLVGKVLAHAVIDEDSGELVANANDEITDELLKKLRAAGIKSFKTLYTNDLDHGPYISTTLNIDTCRSQLEAQVEIYRMMRPGEPPTKEAAENLFNNLFFTEERYDLSAVGRMKFNRRVGREEITGPGVLDKDDILAVLKTLIDIRNGNGQVDDIDHLGNRRVRSVGEMAENVFRVGLVRVERAVKERLSVAESEGLMPQELINAKPVAAAVKEFFGSSQLSQFMDQNNPLSEVTHKRRISALGPGGLTRERAGFEVRDVHPTHYGRVCPIETPEGPNIGLINSLAVYARTNDYGFLETPYRKVENGKVTNEIVYLSAIEEGQYVIAQANASLDAKGNLVDELVSCRHANEFTMSTPDKIEFMDISPKQIVSVAAALIPFLEHDDANRALMGSNMQRQAVPCLRAETAVVGTGIERTVAIDSGSSIVARRGGVVDSVDAARIVVRVNDDETEAGEPGVDIYNLTKYTRSNQNTCINQRPLVNVGDVLARGDVLADGSSTDLGEMALGQNMMVAFMPWNGYNFEDSILISERVVQEDRFTSIHIEELTCVARDTKLGPEEISADIPNVSESLLSKLDESGIVYVGAEVKPNDILVGKVTPKGETQLTPEEKLLRAIFGEKASDVKDTSLRVPSGMEGTVIDVRVFTRDGVDKDKRALQIEEAALAAVRKDLKDQLRIYEDDIYDRVEKLLVGKLAAGGPNKLKDGTKVTKTYLTEVPREKWFEVRMRTEEVNEQLEKMAASLKEQHEAFETRFKEQKEKLTQGDDLAPGVLKMVKVYLAVKRRMQPGDKMAGRHGNKGVVSMIVPVEDMPYLEDGTPVDIVLNPLGVPSRMNVGQVLETHLGWAAKGLGQKIGRMVEAKAKIDELRKFLDKIYNHSAKKVDLSDFSDEEILKLCANLKKGVPMATPVFDGAEEEEIKAMLKLADLPESGQTTLFDGRTGESFDRPVTVGYMHMLKLNHLVDDKMHARSTGPYSLVTQQPLGGKAQFGGQRFGEMEVWALEAYGAAYTLQEMLTVKSDDVQGRNKMYKNIVDGDHRMEANIPESFNVLMKEIRSLAINIELEQD